A window from Sphingobacterium hotanense encodes these proteins:
- a CDS encoding cytochrome c oxidase subunit I — MSTTVISHDAAHHGHDHHHETFLTKYVFSQDHKMIAKQFLITGIVMAVFAMLLSILFRIQLAWPDAEFPILEVFLGKWAEGGRIRPDFFLSLVTIHGTMMVFFVLTAGLSGTFSNLLIPYQLGARDMASPLMNMLSYWFFFVACVIMVASFFVESGPASAGWTIYPPLSAVPTAIPGSGLGMTLWLISMTLFIASQVLGGVNYISTVLNMRTKGMELWKMPLTIWAFFLTAIVGLLSFPVLVSAVVLLFFDRSVGTSFYLSDLVVGGNILPNEGGSPILFQHLFWFLGHPEVYIVVMPALGLTSEVISTNSRKPIFGYHAMVYSLVGITVLSFIVWGHHMFVTGMSPFLGGVFMITTLIIAVPSAVKAFNYIATLWRGNIRFTPAMMFAIGMVSFFVSGGLTGLYLGNAALDINLHDTYFVVAHFHLVMGSASIFGMLCGVYHWYPKMFGRMMDERLGYFHFWLTFIGAYLVFFPMHFMGIDGVPRRYYAFTEFPFMEKWVSVNILVTWAAIVSAVGQIAFLWNFFASIWCGKRAPQNPWNANTLEWTTPVEHIHGNWPGEIPTVYRWPYDYSKPGHDADFIPQNVPHSQTMSSNLIHDWEGNEEGIAAQRVYDKEHNRETEG, encoded by the coding sequence ATGTCAACTACAGTTATATCGCACGACGCAGCTCATCACGGTCATGATCATCATCATGAGACGTTCTTGACGAAGTATGTCTTCAGTCAGGATCACAAGATGATTGCAAAGCAATTTTTGATCACAGGTATTGTGATGGCAGTATTTGCCATGCTTTTGTCGATCTTATTCCGTATTCAACTTGCATGGCCAGACGCTGAATTCCCTATCTTGGAGGTTTTCTTAGGCAAATGGGCTGAAGGTGGTCGTATTAGACCCGATTTCTTCCTTTCCTTGGTAACAATCCACGGTACGATGATGGTATTCTTCGTATTAACGGCGGGTTTGTCTGGTACATTCAGTAACTTATTAATCCCTTACCAATTAGGAGCACGTGATATGGCATCGCCATTAATGAACATGCTTTCTTACTGGTTTTTCTTTGTTGCCTGTGTGATCATGGTAGCTTCTTTCTTCGTTGAAAGTGGTCCGGCATCTGCAGGATGGACAATTTATCCACCATTATCTGCTGTTCCTACAGCGATCCCTGGTTCTGGATTAGGTATGACCTTATGGTTAATCAGTATGACCTTATTCATTGCGTCTCAGGTATTAGGTGGTGTAAACTACATCAGTACTGTATTAAACATGCGTACGAAAGGAATGGAATTATGGAAAATGCCTTTAACTATTTGGGCGTTCTTCTTAACTGCAATCGTAGGTTTATTATCATTCCCAGTATTAGTATCTGCAGTAGTATTATTGTTCTTTGACCGTTCGGTTGGTACTTCATTCTATTTATCAGACTTAGTAGTTGGTGGTAACATTCTTCCTAACGAAGGTGGTTCTCCAATCTTATTCCAACACTTATTCTGGTTCTTAGGGCACCCAGAAGTATATATCGTTGTTATGCCTGCATTAGGTTTAACATCAGAAGTAATTTCTACAAACTCACGTAAACCTATCTTCGGTTACCACGCGATGGTTTACTCTTTAGTAGGTATTACTGTATTATCATTTATCGTTTGGGGTCACCACATGTTCGTTACGGGTATGAGTCCTTTCTTAGGCGGGGTATTCATGATCACGACGTTGATTATTGCGGTTCCTTCAGCGGTAAAGGCATTTAACTATATCGCTACGCTATGGCGTGGTAATATCCGTTTTACTCCAGCGATGATGTTTGCTATCGGTATGGTATCATTCTTCGTATCTGGTGGTTTAACAGGTTTATACTTAGGTAATGCTGCCTTAGACATCAACTTACACGATACTTACTTCGTTGTTGCTCACTTCCACTTGGTAATGGGTTCTGCATCGATCTTCGGTATGTTGTGTGGTGTTTACCATTGGTATCCAAAGATGTTCGGACGTATGATGGACGAGCGTTTAGGTTATTTCCACTTCTGGTTAACATTCATTGGTGCTTACTTGGTATTCTTCCCGATGCACTTTATGGGTATCGACGGTGTTCCTCGTCGTTACTACGCTTTCACTGAGTTCCCTTTCATGGAGAAATGGGTATCAGTTAATATTTTGGTTACTTGGGCTGCGATTGTTTCGGCTGTTGGTCAGATCGCTTTCTTATGGAACTTCTTCGCATCAATCTGGTGTGGAAAACGTGCTCCTCAGAACCCTTGGAATGCAAATACATTAGAATGGACTACACCTGTAGAACATATTCACGGAAACTGGCCAGGAGAGATCCCTACAGTGTACCGTTGGCCTTATGACTACAGTAAGCCAGGTCATGATGCTGACTTTATTCCTCAAAACGTTCCACATTCGCAAACGATGAGTTCTAACTTGATCCACGATTGGGAAGGTAATGAAGAAGGAATTGCTGCTCAGCGTGTTTATGACAAAGAGCATAACAGAGAAACAGAAGGGTAG
- a CDS encoding DUF420 domain-containing protein — translation MAMTEEEKKYKGIIWTLSIIIPLAVAALFGVNLKRMGFDVEPLGFLPPIYATINGITAVLLVIAVAAIKRGNAKVHENLIKLCMVCSALFLVMYVAYHMTSESTKFLGEGAIRYVYYFILITHIVLSVIIIPFVLFTFVRGIAGAYERHKKLARITYPMWLYVAVTGVIVYLMISPYYTH, via the coding sequence ATGGCAATGACCGAAGAAGAAAAAAAATATAAAGGAATCATTTGGACACTTTCCATCATCATTCCTTTAGCTGTTGCAGCGTTGTTTGGTGTTAATTTAAAGCGTATGGGTTTCGATGTGGAGCCTTTGGGTTTTCTGCCCCCGATCTATGCAACGATTAACGGTATTACAGCCGTATTGTTAGTTATTGCTGTTGCCGCCATCAAACGTGGAAATGCAAAGGTTCATGAAAATTTGATCAAACTGTGTATGGTCTGCTCAGCTTTGTTCTTAGTGATGTATGTAGCCTATCATATGACCTCGGAATCTACCAAGTTTCTTGGCGAAGGAGCTATTCGTTATGTATATTATTTCATTCTGATTACACACATCGTTTTGTCGGTGATTATTATCCCATTCGTATTGTTTACTTTTGTGAGAGGTATTGCTGGAGCGTACGAACGCCATAAGAAGCTTGCCCGCATTACATATCCAATGTGGTTATATGTTGCTGTAACTGGTGTTATTGTCTACTTGATGATTTCACCTTATTATACTCACTAA
- a CDS encoding SCO family protein, which produces MVNNMGSNEYVRLPVFGEKSLSGKMNRVMGREIPDTVFHQVKPLNLIDLNGNDVPFLQSDTIISVAHLFYSRDSALSKQLIHDLSSIAERFKYNPKVRLYSISVDPRDTKSDLERVVAPYAKIGNPNWFVAYKPKEDILGYAREQLMIEGMINPSDSSSFVIGSNFVLLDSKRRIRGIYDISLKTETARLEDEIKVQLVEEIRNNPLKVERK; this is translated from the coding sequence ATGGTTAATAATATGGGCTCTAATGAGTACGTAAGATTACCAGTATTTGGTGAGAAAAGCCTCTCGGGCAAAATGAACCGTGTAATGGGACGAGAGATTCCAGACACAGTCTTTCACCAAGTGAAACCACTGAATTTAATTGATTTGAATGGTAATGATGTTCCCTTTCTTCAATCGGACACCATTATCTCTGTTGCACATTTATTCTATTCTCGTGACTCTGCCTTATCGAAGCAGCTAATTCACGACTTGAGCAGTATCGCAGAGCGATTCAAGTATAACCCGAAAGTTCGCCTATACTCCATCAGTGTAGATCCGCGGGATACCAAGAGCGATTTAGAGCGTGTTGTTGCACCTTATGCTAAAATTGGGAATCCCAATTGGTTTGTCGCTTACAAGCCAAAGGAAGACATATTGGGCTATGCGCGTGAGCAATTGATGATTGAAGGGATGATCAATCCGAGTGATAGCAGCAGCTTTGTTATCGGAAGCAATTTCGTTCTTTTAGATTCAAAGCGCCGCATTCGTGGTATCTATGATATCAGTTTGAAAACGGAGACGGCTCGTTTAGAGGATGAAATAAAAGTTCAGTTGGTTGAAGAAATCAGAAATAATCCCCTTAAAGTAGAAAGGAAGTAA
- a CDS encoding ABC transporter ATPase: MKKIWIYQADRFFTQPELETAQAQLKDFVAEWTAHGSQLAGNAEIKHNLFVILTVDEELAQATGCSIDKSVHMLKKLEADLQIDLFNRMLLSYRDIEGNIQLVSRDVFAALYKEGEINEDTIVYNNLIQSADELETKWEVPFKESWHATVFKK; this comes from the coding sequence ATGAAGAAGATTTGGATTTATCAAGCTGATCGTTTCTTTACGCAGCCAGAGCTGGAAACGGCACAGGCACAATTAAAAGATTTTGTTGCAGAATGGACTGCCCATGGCAGCCAATTGGCTGGGAATGCGGAAATAAAGCATAATCTTTTTGTAATACTGACAGTAGACGAAGAACTAGCGCAGGCGACAGGTTGTTCGATTGACAAATCGGTCCACATGCTTAAAAAGCTAGAAGCGGATCTTCAAATCGATCTTTTCAACCGTATGTTATTGTCTTATCGAGATATCGAGGGTAATATTCAACTCGTGTCGCGTGATGTATTTGCCGCCCTGTATAAGGAAGGGGAGATCAATGAAGATACAATTGTCTATAACAATCTAATTCAATCTGCAGACGAGTTGGAAACAAAATGGGAAGTTCCATTTAAAGAAAGTTGGCACGCAACGGTATTCAAGAAATAA
- a CDS encoding COX15/CtaA family protein — protein sequence MFPSAERRFIRTTKITIFVLFLVITAGGIVRSTGSGMGCPDWPKCFNRIIPPTDISQLPAGYEQHYVEGRVKKNTRFANMIEFFGYKDLADQIRHDETILQHEEFNPVKTWTEYINRLTGVVAGFCLLFSALFSFTYWKKKKSITVWSVLNLIVVVIQAWLGSIVVSTNLTPWVITVHMLLAIVIVCISIHTYFLAVTLRDKSLLHANSRDRSIFILSVVSIVLLVIQVVYGTEVREAIDHLNAQQIQRDSWIESIGANYHIHRVLAYVTLAITAYLFFKTRSVYVKATEQYRFALIAFVLVCIQMLTGIILARFHVPAVAQTVHLVVATLFFGAQYYLMLLVSKPKQDALSHTTV from the coding sequence ATGTTCCCATCAGCTGAGAGGCGATTTATTCGCACAACAAAGATCACGATCTTCGTTCTTTTTTTAGTGATTACAGCAGGCGGAATTGTTCGGAGTACAGGTTCAGGAATGGGCTGTCCGGACTGGCCTAAGTGTTTTAACCGCATTATTCCACCTACAGATATTTCTCAACTGCCAGCAGGCTATGAGCAACATTATGTAGAGGGACGCGTTAAGAAGAACACACGCTTTGCCAATATGATTGAGTTCTTTGGTTACAAGGATTTAGCAGATCAAATTCGTCATGATGAAACTATTCTTCAACATGAAGAGTTCAATCCTGTGAAGACTTGGACAGAATATATCAATCGTCTGACGGGCGTTGTTGCAGGATTTTGTTTGTTGTTTTCAGCTCTCTTTTCTTTTACCTATTGGAAAAAGAAAAAGTCCATCACCGTATGGAGCGTTCTTAATCTTATTGTCGTTGTTATACAAGCTTGGTTAGGCTCAATAGTAGTTTCTACTAACCTTACTCCTTGGGTAATTACGGTGCATATGCTTCTTGCTATTGTTATTGTGTGTATAAGTATTCATACTTATTTCCTAGCAGTAACCTTACGCGATAAGTCGCTTCTGCACGCTAATTCCAGAGACCGAAGCATTTTTATTCTTTCGGTAGTTTCCATCGTTCTTTTGGTAATCCAAGTCGTTTATGGAACAGAAGTAAGAGAGGCCATTGACCATCTCAATGCACAGCAAATACAACGTGATTCATGGATTGAGTCGATAGGTGCAAACTATCATATTCACCGTGTGCTGGCTTACGTTACACTTGCTATTACGGCTTATCTGTTTTTTAAAACTAGATCCGTATATGTGAAAGCGACTGAGCAATATCGTTTTGCACTGATTGCCTTTGTGCTGGTTTGTATACAAATGTTAACAGGAATTATTTTAGCGAGGTTTCATGTTCCTGCCGTTGCACAAACAGTGCATCTCGTAGTAGCGACTTTGTTCTTTGGGGCACAATATTATTTAATGCTACTCGTGAGTAAGCCAAAGCAAGATGCTTTAAGCCATACGACGGTTTAG
- the metG gene encoding methionine--tRNA ligase, with protein sequence MDIFNKQRYTITSALPYANGPLHIGHLAGAYIPGDIFVRFLRLNNKDVVYVCGSDEHGAAITIKAKKEGVTPQQIIDKYNQQIKESFEEFGISFNIYHRTSEPIHHQLSQEFFLNLYEKGEFIERFSEQYYDEEFHQFLADRYIVGTCPHCGNDGAYGDQCEKCGTSLNPTDLINPKSTLSGNTPILKETKHWYLPLDKYQPWLEKWLIDGKKNVLKSNVFGQCQSWLKSGLQPRSMTRDLDWGVDVPLEEAEGKKLYVWLDAPIGYISATKQWAIDEGKDWELYWKKQDNTADDSTLIHFIGKDNIVFHCIIFPAILHAHGEYILPENVPANEFLNLEGDKLSTSRNHAVWLHEYLQEFPGKQDELRYMLTSILPETSDSEFTWKDFQARVNNELVAIFGNFVNRVMVLSHKYFDGKVLMGSPLTAADEEVLKELATFPDLIKQSLSQYRFREALAQFMNAARLGNKYLADEEPWKTIKTDEERVKTVLFVAGQIVANLAVLGQPFLPFTSTKIFEMLNLAKSDWDTAGKADLLVSGHELGETQLLFDKITDEQVEFQLNKLAQAKASNALAAPKAPQKANVSFDDFVKMDIRVGRIITAEKVAKTKKLLKLTIDTGIDKRTVVSGIAEFFQPEEIVGKQVSILVNLEPREIKGIQSQGMILMAEDADGRLDFVNPTSEISVGSGIR encoded by the coding sequence TTGGATATTTTTAATAAACAACGCTATACCATTACCTCGGCATTACCTTATGCCAATGGTCCATTACATATTGGTCACCTTGCTGGAGCTTACATTCCCGGAGATATTTTTGTTCGTTTTCTACGTCTAAACAATAAGGATGTTGTATATGTCTGTGGATCTGACGAACATGGCGCGGCGATTACCATCAAAGCAAAAAAAGAAGGCGTAACGCCACAGCAAATTATTGATAAGTACAATCAGCAGATCAAAGAAAGTTTCGAAGAATTCGGAATCTCTTTCAATATCTATCACCGTACTTCCGAACCTATTCATCATCAGCTTTCTCAAGAGTTCTTTTTGAATCTATATGAAAAAGGAGAGTTTATTGAGCGCTTTTCGGAACAATACTACGACGAAGAATTTCATCAATTCTTGGCCGATCGCTACATTGTAGGAACTTGTCCGCATTGCGGAAATGACGGTGCCTACGGCGACCAATGTGAAAAGTGTGGGACATCGCTTAACCCAACAGACTTAATTAATCCTAAGTCAACTTTAAGCGGTAATACACCAATTCTTAAAGAAACTAAACACTGGTATCTGCCCTTGGACAAGTATCAGCCTTGGTTAGAGAAATGGTTGATCGATGGCAAGAAAAACGTATTGAAATCTAATGTATTCGGTCAATGCCAATCCTGGTTGAAATCCGGATTACAGCCACGCTCAATGACGCGCGACTTGGATTGGGGCGTTGATGTACCGTTGGAAGAAGCAGAAGGTAAGAAACTATACGTATGGCTAGATGCGCCAATTGGCTATATCTCTGCTACAAAGCAATGGGCAATCGATGAGGGCAAAGACTGGGAACTATACTGGAAAAAACAAGACAATACAGCCGATGATTCTACATTAATCCATTTTATCGGTAAAGACAATATCGTTTTCCACTGTATTATTTTCCCTGCTATCTTACATGCGCATGGCGAATATATATTGCCAGAAAATGTACCTGCAAACGAGTTCTTGAATTTAGAAGGCGATAAGCTTTCGACGTCTCGTAACCATGCCGTTTGGTTGCATGAATACTTACAGGAATTCCCAGGTAAACAAGACGAGCTTCGTTATATGTTGACTTCTATTCTTCCTGAAACTTCAGATAGTGAATTCACTTGGAAGGACTTCCAGGCACGTGTGAACAACGAACTAGTTGCCATCTTCGGTAACTTCGTAAACCGCGTCATGGTTCTTTCGCATAAATATTTCGACGGAAAAGTATTAATGGGTTCTCCATTAACCGCTGCCGATGAAGAAGTATTGAAAGAATTAGCGACCTTCCCTGACTTAATCAAACAATCCCTATCGCAATACCGATTCCGCGAGGCGTTAGCACAGTTTATGAACGCTGCACGCTTAGGAAATAAGTATCTAGCGGATGAAGAGCCATGGAAAACAATCAAAACCGACGAAGAACGCGTTAAAACGGTTTTATTCGTGGCTGGACAAATCGTTGCAAACCTTGCAGTATTAGGACAACCATTCTTACCATTCACCAGTACCAAGATCTTCGAAATGTTGAACCTAGCGAAAAGCGACTGGGATACTGCAGGAAAAGCAGATCTATTAGTGTCTGGACATGAATTGGGCGAAACGCAGCTGTTATTTGATAAGATTACCGACGAGCAAGTGGAGTTCCAGTTGAATAAACTAGCACAAGCGAAAGCATCAAATGCCTTAGCAGCGCCAAAAGCGCCTCAAAAAGCAAATGTTTCTTTCGATGATTTCGTAAAAATGGATATCCGTGTCGGCCGAATCATAACGGCTGAAAAAGTAGCGAAAACAAAAAAATTACTGAAATTAACCATCGATACAGGCATCGACAAACGTACCGTGGTATCCGGAATCGCAGAATTCTTCCAACCTGAAGAAATCGTAGGTAAACAAGTTTCCATACTTGTAAACTTAGAACCTAGGGAAATCAAAGGTATTCAGTCCCAAGGAATGATCTTGATGGCAGAGGATGCAGACGGTCGCTTAGACTTTGTTAATCCAACATCAGAAATATCAGTGGGAAGCGGAATCCGTTAA
- a CDS encoding DoxX family protein has product MRNSKTDIGLLIIRVVIGTTMIAFHGIPKLMGGVEGWTKIGQSMQTIGINFLPTMWGFSAGFTETVGSFLLILGLWTRPASWLLAFTMLIAVVVHLSKGDGLSGASHAIEFLSVYVAFATMGPGRLSVDKK; this is encoded by the coding sequence ATGCGTAATTCAAAAACTGACATTGGCTTATTAATTATCCGGGTAGTTATCGGTACGACGATGATTGCATTCCACGGGATTCCAAAACTAATGGGGGGTGTTGAGGGCTGGACGAAGATAGGTCAATCTATGCAAACAATTGGGATTAACTTCCTACCAACGATGTGGGGTTTTTCAGCAGGATTTACGGAAACTGTAGGTTCATTTCTATTGATTTTAGGATTGTGGACTCGTCCTGCTTCTTGGTTATTAGCATTTACGATGCTTATTGCGGTTGTCGTGCATCTAAGCAAAGGCGATGGCCTTTCAGGCGCTTCGCATGCCATTGAATTTCTTTCGGTCTATGTAGCATTTGCGACCATGGGGCCGGGGCGATTGAGTGTCGATAAAAAATAA
- the cyoE gene encoding heme o synthase produces MKEFISDFNKLVKLRLTLTVVFSASISFLIGATQQGDIIWFNWALLTVGGFLVTGAANGFNEIIEKDLDKLMERTMDRPLPAGRMTTGQALVLSVFMGIAGTLVLVNLNFIAGLISVFSIFLYAFVYTPLKQKSPIAVWVGAIPGALPPLIGYYAAFESSGFGLAYAAVSEKAVVITPLVLFAIQFFWQFPHFWAIAWVADDDYKRAGFRLLPTTRKDKGSAWMIFISAALMIPVGFLPMYFGFGGWIFTIVSLIGALMFTWYGIQHLKKMEISTAKRIMFTSFAYLPITQLVLLLDFKPF; encoded by the coding sequence ATGAAGGAATTTATTTCAGATTTTAACAAACTTGTTAAGTTAAGACTTACTCTAACGGTAGTTTTTTCAGCGTCGATTTCATTTTTAATTGGTGCTACACAACAAGGAGATATAATCTGGTTTAATTGGGCATTGCTAACTGTTGGAGGTTTCCTAGTAACCGGTGCCGCGAATGGGTTTAATGAAATCATCGAGAAGGATTTAGATAAATTGATGGAGCGCACAATGGATCGACCATTGCCTGCTGGAAGAATGACTACAGGGCAAGCGTTGGTTTTGAGTGTGTTTATGGGAATTGCTGGTACATTGGTTTTGGTGAATTTAAATTTCATCGCCGGATTGATCTCCGTATTTTCCATTTTCTTATACGCATTTGTTTATACACCATTAAAGCAGAAATCGCCAATTGCGGTGTGGGTTGGAGCTATTCCAGGCGCCTTGCCACCCCTAATCGGATATTATGCGGCTTTCGAGTCTTCAGGATTCGGTTTAGCATATGCTGCAGTTAGTGAGAAGGCTGTGGTGATTACGCCGCTAGTTTTATTTGCTATACAGTTCTTTTGGCAGTTTCCACATTTCTGGGCAATTGCTTGGGTAGCAGATGATGATTACAAGCGTGCAGGCTTTAGATTGTTGCCAACGACGAGAAAAGATAAAGGATCCGCATGGATGATCTTTATTTCTGCAGCATTAATGATCCCCGTAGGTTTCTTGCCTATGTACTTCGGATTCGGAGGATGGATCTTTACGATAGTGTCATTGATTGGCGCACTGATGTTCACCTGGTATGGTATCCAACATCTTAAAAAAATGGAAATTAGTACCGCTAAGCGAATTATGTTTACATCATTTGCTTATTTACCGATCACACAATTGGTCTTATTACTAGATTTTAAACCTTTTTAA
- a CDS encoding cytochrome C oxidase subunit IV family protein: MSNHDHIAAHDAHGHEEGMDKKRIWSVFFILLALTALEFLIALGFVHHWGVLQKGMLVNVIYIVLTLVKAFYIVAFFMHLKFEKSGFIICCSIVFLFIVYFIILLLTEGDFLHGAMTHQPIFPHK, encoded by the coding sequence ATGAGTAATCACGATCATATTGCTGCACACGATGCGCACGGACATGAAGAAGGAATGGATAAAAAACGTATCTGGTCCGTATTCTTTATCTTATTAGCATTAACTGCGTTAGAATTCTTAATCGCATTAGGTTTTGTACATCACTGGGGAGTCCTTCAAAAAGGAATGTTAGTGAATGTGATTTATATTGTGCTAACACTAGTAAAGGCATTTTATATTGTTGCTTTCTTCATGCACTTGAAGTTCGAAAAATCAGGGTTTATAATCTGCTGTAGTATAGTGTTTTTATTTATTGTGTATTTCATCATCTTGCTTCTTACAGAAGGTGATTTCTTACACGGTGCAATGACTCACCAACCTATTTTCCCTCACAAATAA
- a CDS encoding cytochrome c oxidase subunit 3, whose product MELNLTMDNQSLLSEEAVKSRKAKKFNLWLGMIGMFMMFAALSSGFIVYTASGVDKGIKTILPYAFIYSTAAIVLSSLTMHLAYNAVKAQNFAKQKLFLGITIALGVVFFFLQVDAWSALTERNITFVNSNASQSFIYVFTGLHLAHIIAGILVLARCLFGVLKNIPYINNVFRMEIAAIFWHFLDLLWIYIYVFLLLNQ is encoded by the coding sequence ATGGAATTGAATTTAACGATGGATAATCAGAGTTTGTTAAGCGAGGAAGCAGTTAAGTCAAGAAAAGCCAAAAAGTTTAATTTATGGCTTGGAATGATTGGCATGTTTATGATGTTTGCAGCTCTTTCCAGCGGTTTTATAGTTTACACGGCGAGTGGAGTGGATAAAGGAATCAAAACAATTCTACCGTACGCGTTCATCTATAGCACTGCGGCTATCGTGCTTAGTAGTTTAACGATGCACTTAGCTTATAACGCAGTGAAAGCTCAGAATTTCGCTAAGCAAAAGCTGTTCTTAGGGATTACGATTGCATTGGGTGTAGTATTCTTTTTCTTACAGGTAGACGCTTGGTCTGCTTTAACGGAAAGAAATATCACCTTTGTGAATTCAAACGCTTCACAGTCGTTTATTTATGTGTTTACAGGTTTACACTTGGCGCACATTATTGCTGGAATATTGGTATTGGCAAGATGTCTTTTTGGAGTGCTAAAAAACATCCCTTATATCAACAATGTATTCCGGATGGAAATTGCCGCTATTTTCTGGCATTTTCTAGATCTATTATGGATATATATTTATGTTTTCTTACTTTTGAATCAATAA
- a CDS encoding cytochrome c oxidase subunit 3 has translation MSTTVSQLDKVKEGPWSGGKSPWNLEYGKIMMWFFLVSDAFTFSAFLIYYGAQKFAQPTWIDADKIFQSIPGIAESGQPLVFVGIMTFILIMSSVTMVLAVEAGHRNSKHEVVKWMLWTILGGLCFIGCQAIEWSHLHHQGFWFGRNPATGLTDPDAIVNALQPYFTKEISYTAALQFSNLFFTITGFHGFHVSIGILLNIIVLSMTLNNTFERRGTYLMVEKVGLYWHFVDLVWVFVFTFFYLI, from the coding sequence ATGAGTACAACAGTATCGCAATTGGATAAGGTAAAAGAGGGCCCTTGGAGCGGAGGTAAATCTCCATGGAATTTGGAGTATGGAAAAATCATGATGTGGTTTTTCTTAGTATCGGATGCATTTACATTTTCTGCATTCCTAATCTATTATGGTGCTCAAAAGTTCGCTCAACCTACTTGGATTGATGCAGATAAGATCTTCCAATCTATCCCAGGAATCGCTGAATCAGGTCAACCCCTAGTATTCGTAGGTATCATGACCTTTATCTTAATTATGTCTTCCGTGACGATGGTATTAGCTGTAGAAGCTGGACACCGTAATTCGAAGCACGAAGTCGTAAAATGGATGTTATGGACTATTTTAGGTGGTTTGTGTTTCATCGGCTGTCAAGCTATTGAGTGGTCTCACTTACATCACCAAGGTTTTTGGTTCGGTCGTAACCCAGCTACAGGTTTAACAGATCCTGACGCAATTGTCAATGCATTACAGCCTTATTTCACTAAGGAGATATCTTACACTGCTGCATTGCAATTCTCTAACTTGTTCTTTACCATTACTGGTTTCCACGGATTCCACGTTTCCATTGGTATCTTGTTAAATATCATCGTATTGTCGATGACATTAAACAATACTTTTGAAAGAAGAGGTACTTACCTAATGGTAGAAAAAGTTGGTCTTTACTGGCACTTTGTAGACTTAGTTTGGGTATTCGTATTTACCTTCTTCTACTTAATCTAA